One segment of Chryseobacterium turcicum DNA contains the following:
- the infB gene encoding translation initiation factor IF-2: protein MPKIRLNKAVKEFNISMSRMVEFLQSKNIVVENNPNAQLEEAAYSALEAEFAKDGEQRKASHEVVISKVPEEKLEMEEKKAPEVIRAKANTKPETRILGKIDLDPKKTEPVAVEPTPVPAAPVEEKKEEKVEVKEVKEEVKTIKEEVVPVPVVKTTPERQEFKVLDKIDLSQIEGNRNRPVKKDKPKTEEVKAQPKAAEPVKETPKPVEKPVAKVEEKKPEPTKEEPQEPQKIETVYQKLDGPKIVGEKIDLSQFAPKPNSGAKKKRKRIEKPGGPNQNTGNNQQGGNNQQGGQNRPQGQNGPGGNRPPGQGGYQGNRPPGQGGQNRPGGPGGNRPPGQGGPGGNRPPGQGGNRFGNNRPGQRTMPVELTDEQVKNQIKETLEKLTNKGGKSKSSKHRKDKRSFRREQDERQQEIDAADRTLKVTEFITVGELASLMNVSPTEVISACFSLGVMVTMNQRLEADTLLLVADEFGFKIEFSDADLEDTDSEDDIDTEESLVSRAPIVTVMGHVDHGKTSLLDYIRKTNVIAGESGGITQHIGAYNVKLENGQRITFLDTPGHEAFTAMRARGAQVTDIAIIVIAADDDVMPQTKEAISHAQAAGVPMIIAINKVDKPNANPDNIRQQLSGMNILVEEWGGNVQAQEISAKMGNNMDILLEKVLLQAEMLELKANPTRAAQGVVIEASLDKGRGYVATMLVQTGTLKVGDYVVAGKNHGKVKALLDERGKNLEEAGPSIPTTILGLDGAPTAGDKFRVYADESEGKAIANKREQLQRELSIRTKKHTTLEELGRRIALGEFKELNIILKGDVDGSVEALSDQLQRLSTEEISINILHSGVGQITESDINLAAASDAIIIGFNVRAGANAKDLADREEIEIRTYSVIYKAIDEVKEAMEGMLSPEIQEQVIGNVEIREVFKISKVGTIAGCMVLNGKVTRQSKVRLLRDGIVKFDGELESLKRFKDDVREVTKGYECGLNLKGYNDIEQYDILEVYEEVAVKKKLK, encoded by the coding sequence ATGCCAAAAATAAGATTAAATAAAGCGGTTAAGGAATTTAACATATCGATGTCTAGGATGGTAGAGTTTTTACAGTCTAAGAATATTGTGGTTGAAAACAATCCTAACGCTCAATTAGAAGAAGCGGCATATTCTGCATTGGAAGCTGAGTTTGCCAAAGACGGTGAGCAACGTAAAGCTTCCCATGAGGTGGTTATTTCTAAAGTTCCGGAAGAAAAACTGGAAATGGAAGAAAAGAAAGCACCTGAAGTAATAAGAGCTAAAGCTAATACAAAACCAGAAACCAGAATTTTAGGTAAAATAGATCTTGATCCTAAAAAAACTGAACCTGTTGCAGTAGAACCAACTCCTGTACCAGCTGCGCCTGTAGAAGAAAAGAAAGAAGAAAAAGTAGAAGTGAAGGAGGTGAAAGAAGAGGTGAAAACTATAAAAGAAGAAGTGGTACCCGTTCCTGTAGTAAAAACGACTCCTGAAAGGCAAGAATTCAAAGTTTTGGATAAAATTGACCTTTCTCAAATAGAAGGAAACAGAAACAGACCTGTAAAAAAAGATAAACCTAAGACAGAAGAAGTGAAAGCTCAACCAAAAGCTGCTGAACCTGTTAAAGAAACACCCAAACCGGTTGAAAAACCTGTAGCAAAAGTGGAAGAAAAAAAACCTGAACCTACTAAAGAGGAGCCTCAGGAACCTCAAAAAATCGAAACTGTTTATCAAAAACTTGATGGCCCTAAGATTGTTGGTGAAAAAATTGACTTAAGTCAGTTTGCACCAAAACCAAACTCAGGAGCTAAAAAGAAAAGAAAAAGAATTGAGAAACCAGGGGGTCCTAACCAGAATACGGGGAACAACCAACAAGGTGGAAACAATCAACAAGGTGGTCAAAACCGTCCGCAAGGCCAAAATGGTCCGGGAGGAAACCGTCCACCAGGACAAGGTGGTTACCAAGGGAACAGACCTCCAGGACAAGGTGGTCAAAACCGTCCGGGTGGCCCAGGAGGAAACCGTCCACCAGGTCAAGGTGGCCCAGGAGGAAACCGTCCACCAGGACAAGGAGGAAACCGTTTCGGAAATAATAGACCGGGACAAAGAACTATGCCTGTCGAGTTAACCGATGAGCAAGTTAAAAACCAAATCAAGGAAACTCTTGAGAAATTAACTAATAAAGGAGGTAAATCTAAATCTTCTAAACATAGAAAAGATAAGAGAAGTTTCCGTAGAGAGCAAGACGAGCGTCAGCAAGAAATTGATGCTGCAGACAGAACATTAAAAGTAACCGAATTTATCACTGTTGGTGAATTGGCAAGTTTAATGAATGTTTCTCCTACAGAAGTTATCTCTGCTTGTTTCTCTCTAGGGGTAATGGTTACCATGAATCAAAGATTGGAAGCTGATACATTATTGTTGGTAGCTGACGAATTTGGATTTAAAATTGAATTCTCAGATGCTGATCTTGAAGATACAGATTCTGAAGACGATATCGATACAGAAGAAAGCCTTGTTTCAAGAGCGCCAATTGTAACGGTAATGGGTCACGTTGACCATGGTAAAACATCACTACTAGATTACATCAGAAAAACCAACGTTATCGCAGGTGAATCTGGTGGAATTACTCAGCATATCGGTGCTTATAATGTGAAACTGGAAAATGGTCAGAGAATTACATTCTTAGATACACCAGGTCACGAGGCCTTTACTGCGATGAGAGCGAGAGGTGCGCAGGTTACCGATATAGCAATTATTGTTATTGCTGCGGATGATGATGTAATGCCTCAGACGAAAGAAGCAATTTCTCACGCACAAGCTGCTGGGGTACCAATGATTATTGCTATCAACAAAGTAGATAAGCCAAATGCAAACCCAGACAACATCCGTCAACAACTTTCAGGAATGAATATCTTGGTAGAAGAGTGGGGTGGAAATGTTCAGGCGCAAGAGATTTCAGCTAAAATGGGTAACAATATGGATATCCTATTAGAGAAAGTATTGCTTCAGGCAGAAATGCTTGAGTTGAAAGCTAATCCTACCCGTGCGGCACAAGGAGTTGTTATTGAAGCTTCATTAGATAAAGGTAGAGGGTATGTCGCAACGATGTTGGTACAGACCGGAACTTTAAAAGTTGGAGATTATGTAGTTGCTGGTAAAAACCACGGTAAAGTAAAAGCTTTGCTTGACGAAAGAGGGAAAAACCTTGAAGAAGCAGGCCCTTCTATTCCGACTACAATTTTAGGTCTAGACGGAGCGCCTACAGCAGGTGATAAATTCCGTGTTTATGCCGATGAAAGTGAAGGTAAAGCAATCGCGAATAAGAGAGAGCAGTTACAAAGAGAACTTTCTATCAGAACGAAGAAGCATACTACGCTTGAAGAATTGGGTAGACGTATCGCTTTAGGTGAATTTAAAGAATTAAACATTATCCTTAAAGGTGACGTGGATGGTTCGGTAGAAGCGCTTTCTGATCAGTTACAAAGATTATCTACAGAAGAAATCAGTATCAATATTCTTCACTCAGGTGTAGGACAAATTACTGAATCTGATATCAACTTAGCGGCAGCATCAGATGCGATTATTATCGGATTTAATGTAAGAGCTGGAGCAAATGCTAAAGATCTTGCTGACCGTGAAGAAATTGAAATCAGAACATATTCTGTAATCTATAAAGCGATTGATGAAGTAAAAGAAGCGATGGAGGGAATGCTTTCTCCGGAAATTCAAGAGCAAGTTATTGGTAATGTTGAAATCCGTGAGGTATTCAAGATTTCTAAAGTAGGAACTATTGCAGGTTGTATGGTTCTTAATGGAAAAGTAACAAGACAGTCTAAGGTAAGATTACTAAGAGATGGTATTGTGAAATTCGATGGCGAGCTTGAAAGTTTAAAACGTTTCAAAGACGACGTAAGAGAAGTTACAAAAGGTTACGAATGTGGATTAAACCTTAAAGGGTATAACGATATCGAGCAGTATGACATTCTTGAAGTATACGAAGAAGTTGCTGTAAAGAAGAAATTAAAGTAA
- the bshC gene encoding bacillithiol biosynthesis cysteine-adding enzyme BshC, translating to MKTINKIAFSEIESIPQLVKDFLNHDIEGFEAHTFSLENFAQQIHSKQDSFTSDKREILSEAIKSQLSDFKLSSNQIENLENLKHKNTFTITTGHQLNLFSGPVFFIYKILQTIKTCTYLKQNFPDFNFVPIYWMASEDHDFAEINHFKTENNYYEINEHSGGAVGRIFINDIFFISEFEKEFKDSIFGTELILMLKEAYKNGNTLTKAIQTLVHRLFSDFGLLILDGDSKELKNQIKDVFKDELENFSLHKNSIEKVDFLTDKYGKVQVNPREINLFYLSETRDRIDFDGNNYIVVDKNIQFTKEEILSELENSPEKFSPNALMRPVYQETVLPNLAYIGGNAEIMYWLELKDYFTELNLPFPILIPRNSMLFLKEKTIGKIEKLNLKLDDFFQNFTKITNDKILDNNEILHLLSEKENLLTKQFLELKNAAESTDQSFGNLVKAEETRQLKSFERMKKRLLRAEKIKQNELLERLENLFLDVHPSKTWQERIYNFSVFFADFGFSWIEFCMEEMVVEDSKLIIVAI from the coding sequence TTGAAAACAATAAACAAAATAGCATTCAGCGAAATTGAAAGTATTCCACAATTGGTAAAAGATTTCCTGAATCATGATATTGAAGGGTTTGAAGCACATACTTTTTCACTAGAAAATTTCGCTCAGCAAATTCATTCAAAACAAGACTCGTTCACTTCAGATAAAAGAGAAATTCTTTCTGAAGCCATAAAATCGCAGCTTTCTGATTTTAAACTTTCTTCGAATCAGATTGAGAATTTAGAAAATCTTAAGCATAAAAATACATTTACCATTACAACCGGGCATCAGTTGAACCTGTTTTCCGGACCTGTTTTCTTTATCTATAAAATTCTGCAGACGATAAAGACTTGTACTTATTTAAAGCAGAATTTCCCTGATTTCAATTTTGTTCCAATCTATTGGATGGCTTCTGAAGACCATGATTTTGCAGAAATCAATCATTTTAAAACTGAGAATAATTATTACGAAATCAATGAACATTCTGGTGGTGCTGTAGGAAGGATTTTTATAAATGATATTTTTTTTATTTCTGAATTTGAAAAAGAATTTAAAGATTCTATTTTCGGAACTGAGCTTATTTTAATGCTTAAAGAAGCGTATAAAAATGGAAATACTTTAACGAAAGCCATTCAGACTTTGGTTCACAGATTGTTTTCAGATTTTGGATTATTGATTCTAGATGGCGATTCAAAAGAACTTAAAAACCAAATTAAAGATGTTTTTAAAGATGAGCTTGAGAATTTCAGCTTACATAAAAACTCAATAGAGAAAGTAGATTTTCTGACAGATAAATACGGCAAAGTTCAGGTTAATCCTCGGGAAATTAATTTATTCTATCTTTCCGAAACTCGTGATAGGATAGATTTTGATGGTAATAACTATATCGTTGTAGATAAAAATATTCAGTTTACAAAAGAAGAAATTCTTAGTGAACTTGAAAACTCTCCTGAAAAATTTAGCCCTAATGCATTGATGCGACCTGTTTATCAGGAAACTGTTTTGCCAAATCTTGCTTATATTGGTGGAAATGCAGAAATCATGTACTGGCTCGAATTGAAAGACTATTTTACGGAACTCAATTTACCTTTTCCAATCTTGATTCCGAGGAACTCGATGTTATTTTTAAAAGAAAAGACAATTGGGAAAATTGAAAAACTTAATTTAAAGTTGGATGATTTTTTTCAGAATTTCACAAAAATTACGAATGACAAAATTTTAGATAATAATGAAATTCTTCATTTACTTAGTGAAAAAGAAAATCTCTTGACGAAGCAGTTTTTAGAATTGAAAAACGCAGCCGAAAGTACAGACCAGTCTTTTGGAAATCTTGTAAAAGCTGAAGAAACCAGACAATTGAAATCTTTCGAAAGAATGAAAAAAAGGCTTCTTCGTGCTGAAAAGATAAAACAAAATGAGCTTTTAGAACGTTTGGAGAATCTATTTTTAGATGTTCATCCGTCAAAAACCTGGCAAGAAAGAATATATAATTTCTCTGTATTTTTTGCAGATTTCGGATTTTCTTGGATAGAATTTTGCATGGAGGAGATGGTGGTAGAAGATTCAAAATTAATAATTGTTGCCATTTAA
- a CDS encoding RagB/SusD family nutrient uptake outer membrane protein yields MKKYIIKAAFAIIGAFTIVSCSDDFLETEFSNTEEQAPITTVEKLQAFTYGNYATMRDFNYYGNYFITTSEVRSDEMYSNTRSGYHNAIMNYTMLSTNAQSTGAWTAMYTAIAKSNIIINTADNLSWAQSANPAVVSQKVKHLKGQAYALRAQAFFDLLRLFGQKYTQNPAQLGVVLPVKYNPSANMARSSIAQTEAQIEADFAKAFEYLDGNSNNSYGDKTVLNDHSVEALMSRYYLYKGNYPKVRSLVNNIVASGIWSVVKGESFVSSFTLNNSASNSMFELAVGSAVTIAPSLNDFYNGEGAYKNVVVKTATYNSYVAQDVRRNAIGASSGVAGRFLNGKYPALASDNNIRMVRYEEVLLNGIEAELNGGSAATALGYYQAIHAERVKIVPYVAPTVVDINILKAERSRELLGEGFRMWDLLRWGTNLPKNISNGGTNGTVNLGNNLLAFPIPQSETNVAGTAIVSNPGYDN; encoded by the coding sequence ATGAAAAAATATATAATTAAGGCAGCTTTTGCCATAATAGGTGCTTTTACTATAGTATCATGTAGTGATGACTTTTTAGAAACAGAGTTTTCTAATACTGAAGAGCAGGCTCCCATAACAACAGTTGAAAAGTTACAAGCTTTCACTTATGGTAACTATGCGACGATGAGAGATTTTAATTATTATGGAAACTATTTTATTACTACATCTGAAGTAAGAAGTGATGAAATGTATTCTAATACAAGAAGTGGATATCATAACGCAATAATGAATTATACAATGCTTTCAACAAATGCTCAGTCAACTGGTGCATGGACGGCGATGTATACTGCTATTGCTAAATCAAATATAATTATTAATACTGCAGATAATCTATCATGGGCACAATCGGCTAATCCTGCTGTAGTTAGTCAAAAAGTCAAACATCTAAAGGGGCAAGCATATGCACTTAGAGCACAAGCGTTTTTTGATTTACTAAGATTGTTTGGACAAAAATATACTCAAAACCCGGCTCAGTTAGGAGTGGTTTTGCCAGTAAAATATAATCCATCTGCTAATATGGCTAGATCTTCTATTGCGCAAACAGAAGCACAGATTGAAGCTGACTTTGCTAAGGCATTTGAATATCTAGATGGAAATTCTAATAATTCTTATGGAGATAAAACCGTTTTGAATGACCATTCTGTTGAGGCATTAATGTCGAGATACTATCTTTACAAAGGTAATTATCCTAAAGTAAGAAGTTTAGTAAACAATATAGTTGCTTCAGGAATATGGAGCGTTGTAAAGGGTGAGTCTTTTGTTTCTAGTTTCACACTTAATAACTCTGCTTCAAATTCAATGTTCGAATTGGCAGTAGGTTCTGCTGTGACAATTGCTCCCTCACTTAATGATTTTTATAATGGTGAAGGTGCTTATAAGAATGTTGTAGTAAAAACAGCTACCTATAATAGTTATGTTGCACAAGATGTTAGAAGAAATGCTATAGGAGCTTCTAGTGGTGTAGCAGGTAGATTTTTAAATGGAAAATATCCTGCTTTAGCTAGTGATAACAATATCAGAATGGTGAGATATGAAGAAGTTTTACTAAATGGTATTGAAGCTGAGTTAAACGGAGGAAGCGCTGCTACTGCATTAGGTTATTATCAAGCAATTCACGCTGAAAGAGTAAAAATTGTTCCTTATGTTGCACCAACAGTAGTAGACATTAACATCCTTAAAGCTGAAAGATCAAGAGAACTTTTAGGTGAAGGATTTAGAATGTGGGATTTACTAAGATGGGGTACAAATCTTCCTAAAAATATTTCAAATGGAGGAACTAACGGAACCGTTAATTTAGGAAATAATTTATTGGCATTCCCAATTCCTCAATCAGAAACAAATGTTGCAGGTACTGCAATTGTATCTAATCCTGGTTATGATAACTAA
- a CDS encoding SusC/RagA family TonB-linked outer membrane protein, with protein sequence MNVKLRVLSAGALFFIGSMAYAQTKKPDTTAKETEIEEVVLMGLGGKKAVKEVTGSISTVKADKLNDLPISSPEKALMGRVTGVQAGTVSGQPGGFVTLRIRGYTSINGNNNPIFIVDGVRVASGDLTNNNTTGNILANLNTDDIESMTVLKDAVSTAIYGADAGAGVVIITTKSGKAGKPRFNFSSNFGTNKMAVKMPDAINKSDWLKLASQTMYNYAPFGFSSTDEAYNAIVDPNEDFLGFAQYMDTNTDWTKELQRSATQTETNFSMSGGTDKFKYYNSLGYFNQESIYKGSDFKKANFGAKFEYKPTDRLTINTDFQFSNSTMNTLADSGSFSNPLIAQYFNLPIDPVRNPDGSWYYGINGNLPSGNFNSAALQEINYNRANTTRLFGNLNVGYKILKGLNYKFTFAPEYINIEEDVYWSPIHGDGYTVEGQMLTSNSRHFNFNLINMLEYSFNIGDKNRFNVTAFQEAYKSNRKYLSGTSNITAVSGKAFESLDSFIKPIDITGNDAVSTRSGFGGNMSYRFDNFLNVDGMFRRDALSQFYPGSKGANFYSVGLGVDFAELFLQNNKYINTLRLKGSYGEVGNRITASPYSLYSYGLNYNNHAGASYGGFFNPNLKWEVVNPLNIGLDLGFFNNNLTVTAEYFNKTTKDMILTVPLSLSQGLSGFSQNVGEMINKGYEFSVNANIIKASNSKGFSLSMDANLSLLDNKVSKLYGGKEILSGSTLVREGETMNSWFMRKWAGVDAANGDPLWYLNGVDGQTTNNYNLAQRAIQGNRVAKYYGGVGLRMSYQNFDLSAQGTYSFGATLYDNWANYTQSDGQYNLFYAGYSSQMDYWTPNNPNAANPKPIYNGNKLSNSISTRFLYKADYLRLSNIRLGYTFDKNFLEGSKLNKITVYVMGNNLLTHRYDKNLKYDPDMALLGTTDLNLPPMKTYLIGFNVEF encoded by the coding sequence ATGAATGTTAAATTACGTGTATTAAGTGCGGGGGCATTGTTCTTTATAGGATCTATGGCTTATGCGCAAACAAAAAAGCCTGATACAACGGCAAAAGAAACTGAAATTGAAGAAGTAGTTTTGATGGGCCTAGGAGGGAAAAAAGCTGTCAAAGAAGTTACAGGTTCAATCAGTACAGTTAAAGCAGATAAACTTAACGACTTACCTATTTCTTCTCCAGAAAAGGCTTTAATGGGAAGGGTGACAGGTGTTCAAGCTGGAACTGTTTCTGGGCAACCTGGAGGATTTGTAACTTTACGAATTAGAGGGTATACGTCTATTAATGGGAATAACAACCCAATATTTATAGTTGATGGTGTTAGGGTTGCATCAGGAGATTTAACGAATAATAATACCACGGGAAATATTTTGGCAAACCTTAATACCGATGATATTGAGTCTATGACCGTTCTGAAAGATGCTGTTTCCACTGCTATTTATGGTGCGGATGCAGGAGCAGGGGTGGTTATTATTACTACAAAATCTGGTAAAGCAGGAAAGCCTAGATTTAACTTCTCAAGTAATTTTGGGACAAATAAAATGGCAGTTAAGATGCCAGATGCAATCAATAAAAGCGACTGGTTGAAATTAGCTTCTCAAACAATGTACAATTATGCTCCATTTGGTTTCTCTTCTACTGATGAAGCCTATAATGCGATTGTAGATCCGAATGAAGATTTCTTAGGATTTGCACAGTATATGGATACTAATACAGATTGGACAAAAGAATTGCAAAGATCTGCAACCCAAACTGAGACTAATTTTAGCATGTCGGGGGGGACAGATAAATTTAAATATTATAACTCACTAGGGTACTTCAATCAAGAAAGTATTTACAAAGGAAGTGATTTTAAAAAAGCAAATTTTGGAGCAAAATTTGAGTATAAGCCAACGGATCGTTTAACTATAAATACTGATTTCCAGTTTTCAAATAGTACAATGAATACATTGGCAGATTCGGGATCATTTTCTAATCCACTAATTGCTCAGTATTTTAACTTACCAATTGATCCAGTGAGAAATCCTGATGGTTCTTGGTATTATGGTATTAATGGAAATTTACCTTCAGGTAATTTCAATTCGGCTGCTTTACAGGAAATTAATTACAATAGAGCTAATACAACGCGTTTATTTGGTAATTTAAATGTTGGATATAAAATTCTTAAAGGTTTAAATTATAAATTTACATTTGCTCCAGAATATATCAATATTGAAGAAGACGTGTATTGGTCTCCAATTCATGGAGATGGATATACTGTTGAAGGTCAAATGCTTACGAGTAATAGTAGGCACTTTAACTTTAACTTAATTAATATGTTAGAGTATAGTTTCAATATCGGAGATAAAAATAGATTTAATGTTACCGCATTCCAAGAAGCATACAAGTCAAATCGAAAATATCTTTCAGGAACATCAAATATTACAGCAGTTAGTGGAAAAGCTTTTGAATCTTTAGACAGCTTTATTAAGCCTATCGATATTACAGGAAATGATGCCGTGAGTACTAGATCTGGTTTTGGAGGAAATATGAGCTACAGATTTGATAACTTTTTGAACGTTGATGGTATGTTCAGACGTGATGCTCTCTCTCAGTTTTATCCTGGTTCTAAAGGCGCAAATTTCTACTCAGTTGGGCTAGGTGTTGATTTTGCAGAATTATTCTTACAAAACAATAAGTATATTAATACTTTAAGATTGAAAGGGTCTTATGGAGAAGTAGGTAATAGAATTACTGCAAGTCCTTATTCTTTATATTCTTATGGACTTAATTATAATAATCATGCAGGAGCAAGTTATGGAGGATTCTTTAATCCAAATCTTAAATGGGAAGTCGTTAATCCTCTAAACATAGGTTTAGATTTAGGATTCTTCAATAATAATTTAACGGTTACTGCTGAATACTTCAACAAGACAACTAAGGATATGATTCTTACTGTTCCATTGTCATTATCACAAGGTTTATCAGGTTTTTCTCAAAATGTTGGTGAAATGATTAATAAAGGTTATGAATTTAGTGTTAATGCAAACATTATTAAAGCATCAAATTCAAAAGGATTCTCTTTAAGTATGGATGCAAACCTTTCTCTATTGGATAATAAAGTTTCTAAACTTTACGGTGGAAAAGAAATTCTTAGTGGTTCTACTTTAGTTCGTGAAGGAGAAACTATGAATAGCTGGTTCATGAGAAAATGGGCAGGTGTTGATGCTGCTAATGGTGATCCACTTTGGTATTTGAATGGAGTTGATGGTCAAACAACAAATAACTATAACTTGGCACAAAGAGCTATTCAAGGAAATAGAGTTGCTAAATATTATGGAGGTGTTGGTTTAAGAATGAGTTATCAAAATTTTGACCTTTCGGCTCAAGGTACTTATAGTTTTGGTGCAACTCTATATGATAACTGGGCAAATTATACTCAGAGTGATGGTCAATACAATTTATTCTATGCTGGGTATTCTTCTCAAATGGATTATTGGACACCAAATAATCCTAATGCGGCAAATCCAAAACCTATTTATAATGGAAATAAACTGTCTAATAGCATCTCTACAAGATTCTTATACAAAGCAGATTATTTAAGATTGAGCAATATTAGATTAGGATATACTTTTGATAAAAACTTCTTAGAAGGGTCTAAATTAAATAAAATTACAGTATATGTAATGGGTAATAATCTTCTTACTCATAGATATGATAAAAATCTAAAATATGATCCAGATATGGCATTATTAGGTACTACTGATTTAAACTTGCCACCAATGAAAACATATTTAATTGGTTTTAATGTTGAATTTTAA
- a CDS encoding putative porin encodes MKYLFLIIFFLAPFTKAQVIVNKTDSNLLDKKLKDTLVIDSGKKDSLKIFKPTINDYQYQTQFSEKKIFDTAMTFNKTYIFSQYNNRDNFGRVQFANIGSGFNPLSYEVNAEQNLSLLPANKSYGILGVNDIKYYDVKTPTATFIYHTAMKNGAALQSTYTQNIGKRFNFALDYMGLRSQGFYRNSLAANNNTLFSGHYTSKSGNYELFAHYLHQNVNNQENGGIVDDNLFQSGDSEFRSRDRALVNLASSSSQYSYRRYYLSHQFTPFNAEKFPFRIRHTIFNQGNKYYYNQGALEPYWYTSAAELVNGFPLATKKYSNNLSNTFSLVFDNERFKLDAGLRYQMLKFGVDQITLPNLEIPSELKENRLGAVGNLQVKLFDKFQVNSFLEISKGNQFGNYLKTTNNIKFEPIKDYFVNAKVNFQNSYPSFNYLANASVYNNFNYFLTNAKNQSVTEIGGNVNLKWFKTELFANYFRIDNYTYFDVAAMPKQSDNSVNISQIGGDATFSYGKFHLNTRLQFQNVLTNKELLPLPSFIGRANFFFQSKAFKNAAEVQAGLKVYYFSKFASREYFPILNEYILPSADSFSIGGQPIADVYVNMKVKRMFFFIEGQQIGTLVSHNKSYAFPHYPVYDFRLNIGILWYMFN; translated from the coding sequence ATGAAATACCTTTTTCTAATCATATTTTTCCTCGCTCCCTTTACGAAGGCTCAGGTTATTGTTAATAAAACAGACTCTAACCTGCTCGATAAAAAGCTAAAAGATACTTTAGTAATAGATTCCGGGAAAAAAGATTCTCTTAAAATTTTTAAACCAACGATTAATGATTATCAGTATCAAACGCAGTTTTCTGAAAAGAAAATATTTGATACAGCGATGACCTTTAATAAAACGTATATTTTTTCTCAGTATAACAACAGAGATAATTTTGGAAGAGTGCAGTTTGCAAATATAGGGTCGGGATTCAATCCTCTATCTTACGAAGTGAATGCTGAGCAAAATCTTTCTCTACTGCCGGCAAATAAATCGTACGGTATTTTAGGAGTCAATGATATCAAATATTATGATGTAAAAACGCCTACTGCTACTTTTATTTATCATACCGCAATGAAAAACGGAGCAGCTTTGCAGTCAACGTATACCCAAAATATTGGGAAGCGATTTAATTTCGCTTTAGATTATATGGGACTTCGTTCTCAAGGATTTTACAGAAATTCATTAGCAGCCAACAACAATACTTTGTTTTCAGGGCATTATACTTCAAAAAGTGGAAATTATGAATTATTTGCTCATTACCTTCATCAGAATGTAAACAACCAGGAAAATGGAGGAATTGTCGATGACAACCTGTTTCAGTCTGGAGATAGTGAATTTAGAAGTCGAGATAGAGCTTTGGTGAATTTGGCATCATCGAGTTCACAATATTCTTACCGTAGATATTATTTGAGTCATCAGTTTACTCCTTTTAATGCAGAAAAATTTCCTTTTAGAATTCGACATACTATTTTTAATCAAGGGAATAAATATTATTATAATCAAGGTGCTTTAGAGCCATATTGGTATACTTCAGCGGCGGAACTCGTAAATGGTTTTCCTCTTGCAACGAAAAAGTATTCAAATAATTTAAGCAATACTTTCAGTTTGGTCTTCGATAACGAACGTTTTAAATTGGATGCAGGATTAAGATATCAAATGCTAAAATTTGGGGTTGACCAAATTACATTGCCGAATCTTGAAATTCCTTCTGAACTTAAAGAGAATAGATTGGGAGCAGTTGGAAATCTACAGGTTAAACTATTTGATAAATTCCAGGTTAATTCATTCTTAGAAATTTCAAAAGGAAATCAGTTTGGAAATTATTTGAAGACGACAAATAATATCAAGTTTGAGCCTATTAAAGATTATTTTGTGAATGCAAAAGTGAATTTCCAAAATTCATATCCGTCATTCAATTATCTTGCGAATGCGTCGGTGTATAATAATTTCAATTATTTCCTTACCAATGCAAAAAATCAGTCGGTAACTGAAATTGGAGGAAATGTTAATCTAAAATGGTTTAAAACAGAATTGTTTGCCAACTATTTTAGAATAGATAATTATACTTATTTTGATGTTGCGGCAATGCCAAAACAAAGCGACAACTCTGTCAATATTTCTCAAATCGGTGGTGATGCAACATTCAGTTACGGCAAGTTTCATTTAAATACAAGATTACAGTTTCAAAATGTTTTAACGAATAAAGAATTGTTGCCATTGCCTTCTTTTATAGGAAGAGCCAACTTTTTCTTTCAGTCTAAAGCATTCAAGAATGCAGCAGAAGTTCAGGCTGGTTTAAAAGTATATTATTTCTCAAAATTTGCGAGTCGAGAATATTTCCCGATTCTTAACGAATATATTTTACCGAGCGCAGATTCTTTCTCTATCGGAGGACAGCCTATTGCAGATGTTTATGTCAATATGAAAGTTAAAAGAATGTTTTTCTTTATCGAAGGTCAGCAAATAGGAACGCTCGTTTCTCATAACAAATCTTATGCATTTCCACATTATCCGGTTTATGATTTTAGATTAAACATCGGGATTTTATGGTATATGTTCAACTAA